A stretch of DNA from Methanobrevibacter sp.:
TCCCAAACCAGTTGCAGTAAACTTACCACTTCCATTCATCATCTTGGCTTCCAATTTATAAACACCAATATTTCCAGAAGGAGACCTATTAATTGTATAAACATATCCAGGATTTATTAAACCCTCAGGGATTAATTTGCCCCCACCTTGCTCTGGAACTGTTACAAATTCCTCCATTGAAGTATCCTTATCAATATATGAAAGATTTACATCATGGAATTCCATGCCCCCAATTTTTTTAAGTTGTTCCTTAACCCTTCTTCTTAATTCAATAGCAAATCTGAGAATTTCCTCAACATCCCCCTTGCTGTATTCCCCATGAGGATAAAGAATCTTAATCAAACCAGAAACAGTTTTACGAACAGCAATTGTATCCCTTTGATTGAAATTATTTCCTAAAGTAAAATATTCATCAAAAGCATTGGAATAATTCCTTTTTCGCATTTCCCTGAAGAATTCTGCAAGATAGTCAGTAATCAATCCGAAGTTTTTTGTGAAGAATTCTGGTCTATACTTTGGTATTTCCCATCCTGGAATATATGAATGCATCCTATCGAAAAATGCTGAGTCATTACCCATTTCTGGAGGGAATGGTGCAAATAGATTAGATGTCTTAAGCAGAAAATCAACACTTTGGTTGATATTTCCTACAAAAACCATAGAGGCCTGTGCGTGCTTTTCATCCCTTCCTCTTGAAAATGAACCTGAAGCCATATAATCCTTCATGATTGCGATTCCATCGTTATCCTTGAATTTTATTCCAGCTACCTCATCAAAAGCAACACAATCCCACATTCCAACCAAACCTATCTCCTTGGTTCTCATGTTGTAGAACAGATTGGCCACAGTAGTTTGACCACCTGAAACCAAAAGACTGTTTGGTGAAATTTCCTTATAGATATGAGATTTACCAGTCCCACGAGGTCCCAATTCACATAAATTATAGTTATTTTCAACCAATGGAATCAGACGAGCAAGCATCAGCCACTTAACACGTTCATCCAACATGTCAGGCTCCATACCAGTACTTCTTAAAATAACATCAATCCATTCGTTTTTGGTAAAGTTGCGTCTGGCAGTAAGGATTTCATCCAAATCCAAATAAGGCATTTGAATAGGAGTCAATCGAAGAATTTTAAGAGGAAGTGAACTTTTATTAGCATCATCATGCTCATATTCAAATTCAATCATACACCAAATATTCCCACCCAATAGCCTTTCGTATTTTTCAGCATATTCATCAGCTATTGGAATTTTATCAACTCCTAAATTAGAGAATGATGCGTAAAACTGGTCAAAGCGTATATCCAAATGTACCTGAACCTTGTCAATGATT
This window harbors:
- the brxL gene encoding protease Lon-related BREX system protein BrxL; translated protein: MENQEMQVLEENEDNVNLDEKLKHYFDGRIVRKDLTQQIKEGANVPVYVLEYLLGQYCSSDDELIEEGVNNVKNILANNFVRPDESQLILSKLRDRGSYSIIDKVQVHLDIRFDQFYASFSNLGVDKIPIADEYAEKYERLLGGNIWCMIEFEYEHDDANKSSLPLKILRLTPIQMPYLDLDEILTARRNFTKNEWIDVILRSTGMEPDMLDERVKWLMLARLIPLVENNYNLCELGPRGTGKSHIYKEISPNSLLVSGGQTTVANLFYNMRTKEIGLVGMWDCVAFDEVAGIKFKDNDGIAIMKDYMASGSFSRGRDEKHAQASMVFVGNINQSVDFLLKTSNLFAPFPPEMGNDSAFFDRMHSYIPGWEIPKYRPEFFTKNFGLITDYLAEFFREMRKRNYSNAFDEYFTLGNNFNQRDTIAVRKTVSGLIKILYPHGEYSKGDVEEILRFAIELRRRVKEQLKKIGGMEFHDVNLSYIDKDTSMEEFVTVPEQGGGKLIPEGLINPGYVYTINRSPSGNIGVYKLEAKMMNGSGKFTATGLGTKKDPKESVNNAFNYLKANAQGISGSINTKFHDYLMQVHDLNGIGMTNHLSLATFIALCSVALNKPITPSTVILGDMSLGGVINRIENLSDLMQISVDSGATKVLIPMSSSVDLSTVPPEVLSKLDIIFYETPEKAVMKALGLA